A single window of Carassius auratus strain Wakin chromosome 9, ASM336829v1, whole genome shotgun sequence DNA harbors:
- the LOC113108442 gene encoding rab-like protein 3 has product MASLDRVKVLVLGDSGVGKSSLVHLLCQNQVLGNPSWTVGCSVDVRVHDYKEGTPEEKTCYIELWDVGGSVDSASSVKSTRAVFYNSVNGIILVHDLTNKKSSQNLNPWSLEALSKDSSPTGIIVSNGDYDREQFAENSVPLLLIGTKFDQIPENKRNDVLTRTAFLSEDFNAEEINLDCTNPRYLAAGSSNAVKLSRFFDKVIEKRYFTRDPSQMQSFTDRRRFNFKSLHND; this is encoded by the exons GAGTAGGGAAGTCCTCTCTTGTACATTTACTGTGCCAGAATCAAGTTTTGGGGAACCCCTCATGGACTGTGGGCTGCTCAGTGGACGTCAGG GTTCATGACTACAAAGAAGGCACTCCAGAAGAGAAGACATGCTACATTGAACTCTGGGACGTTGGGGGATCTGTTGACAGTGCCAGCAGTGTCAAAAGCACCAGAGCTGTGTTTTACAATTCTGTAAATG GCATTATTTTAGTTCATGATTTGACCAATAAGAAATCCTCCCAGAATCTGAATCCCTGGTCATTGGAGGCTTTGAGTAAAGACTCCTCTCCAACTGGCATCATTGTGTCAAATGG GGATTATGACAGAGAACAGTTTGCAGAGAACTCAGTTCCCCTCCTGCTTATTGGCACCAAATTTGATCAAATCCCAGAAAACAAGAGGAATGATGTTCTGACCCGCACTGCCTTTTTATCTGAAGACTTTAATGCAGAAGAGATCAATTTG GATTGTACAAATCCACGGTATCTTGCTGCTGGATCTTCAAATGCTGTTAAGCTAAGCCGATTCTTTGACAAG GTAATCGAGAAGAGATACTTCACAAGAGACCCTAGCCAG ATGCAGAGTTTCACAGACAGGAGGCGCTTTAATTTCAAGAGTCTGCACAATGATTGA